A segment of the Streptomyces pactum genome:
CACGACTGGCAGTTCGGCGGACGGTCGTCCTGAACACATCCCGCGACGTGTCCGGCGGCGACCGGTGGCCGGCCGGTGATGCCGAGCCCCGTGGCGGCACCGGGCGAGGGACGTGCCGTACGGTCACGAGGCGCGGCCGGCCACCGGCCGTGCGGCGCCCGCGGCGGTGCCGCCACGACGGATCAGCCCCGGCAGGGACAGGGCGCCCGGTCCGAAGAAGACCAGCAGCAGGAATCCCCAGCAGAACAGCGCCGGTGACAGGCCGCCGTTCTGCAGGGGGAAGAGGCCGTCCCGCTGATGCTCGGTGAAGTAGGCGAAGGCCATGATTCCCGAGCAGAGGAACGCCGCGCCGCGCGGCACCGCGCCGACGAGCACCAGGGAACCGGCGACCAGCTCGATCACCCCGGCGTACCAGAACGGCCAGTCACCCGCGGGGCTCGCCCGCCGGTCCAGCAGCCCGAAGACCGTGGCGGCGCCCTCGCTGGTGAACAGCAGACCCAGGACGATGCGGAACAGGCCGAGAACCAGGGGCTGGTGTCTGGTCAGCCGGTCGTTCAGGCGTGCGGTGCTCATCGGTGCGCTCTCCTCGAATCGGTCGGTGCGGCCTCGGGCGACGTGGGCCGGGAGGGCGGGAGTCCTCCCGTACTACCTACGTGCGCGCGGGACGTTCGACTCAGCGGAAAGTCCCGTCCCCCGCCGCGGGCCCGCGCCCGCCTGTCAGATCACACGGAAGAGGTCGGCGGTGGCGTGGACGTCGGTGAGGTCCTCGACGGAGCGGAGGGTGTCACACAGGGCGTCGAGGACCGAGTCGGCCTCGGCGACCCGTGGGGCGCCGAGGGCCAAGCCGAAGACGCGGGACCCCAGCCGCTGCCTGGCGTCGTTCCAGCCACGCATTCACTCCTCGGTGACGCCGCAGTCGTCGTCGGTGAGCATCACGAGTCCCGATCGAGGCCCCCCGGCCCCGGAACACGCGGATTCTACGACCGCGGGCCCCGCCGACCCCGTCCCCGGGCCTGATCGAGCAGGTCGGCCAGGGCGGCGAGGCCGTCGGCGCGCAGGTCGAAGCGGTCCGAGGGCGCGGGTGGGTCGCCGACGGGACGGGCGACGTAGGCGGTGCGCAGGCCGAGCTCCTGTGCCGCGCGCAGATCCCAGGCGTGGGCCGCCACCATCAGGAGTCGCTCGGGCGGTCGTCCCGAAACGGAGACGGCCAGTCGGTAGACCGCCGGGTCCGGCTTGTAGGTCCGGGCGTCCTCGGCGGACAGGGCCTGGTGCCAGCGCAGTCCGGCATGGGCGTTGATGTCCAGCAGCGCCGCCCGGCTCGCGTTGGAGAGCCCGATCAGCGGGAACCGTTCGGCGAGTCGGGCGAGCCCCGCCACGGTGTCGGGCCACGGCGTGAGCCTGCGACCCGCCCGGGCCAGCGCCGCTACGGCGGCCGGGTCGCCGACTCCGACGGCATCGGCGACGAGCCGGGCGGCCTCCAGGTCGAGGAGGTCGCTCGTGAGGTAGGGGCGCACCCCGGCGACGATGCGACGTTGCTCGCGGTCGATGTGCCGCTGCCACAGCGACAGAAGCTGTTCGACCCCGGAGTCGTCGAGAGACGGGTCGAGCGCACGAATACCGGCGCGGATGCCGCCGGGTTCGTCGACGAGGGTGCCGAGCACGTCGAACACGACGGCATCGATCTCCGGCTCTGACATGGCGGCGTCTCCTGTGCTGAGCGGGGGCGGGAAGCTGTCTGTTGGCCGAACGCGACTGCGGACCACGGGATTCCCGGGAAATGAGTACGCGTACTCAGGTCCAGGAAATCCCGTGCCCCGACCATGGACGCCCGGGCTTACGAGAGTTGGGGGCCGATGTGGGGAAGGTCGTGGCCGGCGCGGTGGCCGTCGGGACAATCACCGGGGCGCTCGTGCTCGCCTACGCGGTGGGCGCGCCGTTGGCGACCGTACTGACGGCGGCGGCGGGAGTGCTGGCGCTGCTGTGGTTGCTGGTGCTGCTCACCCTTCCGTGGAACATGTACTTCCGGGCGCACTCGGTGCTGGCCGAGATCACGGTCAGCCGGGAGAGGGGAATCGACGTGTCGCCCGTGCGCGACACGGAGGCGTCCCGGATCGCCCGCATCATGCTGCGGACGGCCGTGGCGGGACACCTGGTCACCGCGGGGGCGGTGCTGGCCGTCGCGAGCGCGACGGGGGAGCGACTGGGCTACTGGACCGCCGGGCTGTTCCTGCTCAGCACGGTTTTCCGGCCCGCGGGCGCGTGGTTCGGGCAGGTACGGCGGCGGCTCGGGACGCTGTTGCGGGATGTGACGTACCCCCGGGACGACGTGGTGCGGCTCAAGGGCGAGGTGGACCGGGTGGCACGGGGCGCGGAGGTGCTGCAGGGAAAGGCGGAGGAGCAGTATCGCGTTCTCGCCGAACTGCGCCGCACCATGGACGCGTTGACCGCGTCGGTGTACGCCCGGGCCGATGACACCGACCGCAGGATCACCGCCCTCGGCCGGGAGTTCGAGTCCACGGTGAACCGGCTGACGACGAACGAGGAGATCATCAGCGGGGTGAGGGCGTTCCTGCGGCTGATGCGGTCGGAGGACCTGGGAACCCCGCCGGCGTCGCCCCGGTGAAGGTACGCCGGCGGCAGCGAGGCCGGTGGCGCGGCGGCCGGTCCCGCCGGTCACCGTTGCCAGTAGCCGCGGTGCGGCAGTCGGACCCAGAGATCGGCGGGCCCGGTGACCGCGCGCGCGTCGGTCAGGCGCAGCCCGGCGAAGGAACACGAGAAGGCCACCGCGTTGTACCGGTACAGGTAGGAGGCCAGGACCTCCTCGGACGTGTCGTTCTCGTACGGTCCACCCCCCGGGTGCAGATCCCAGCCCTCGACGGACCCGTCGCGGGCGATGCTGCCCTGGTTGCCGCTCTTGGGGTTCGCGTACAGGCCGTAGCAGACGGTTCCGGCGGACAGCCGGGTCAGCACGCCCGGCATCTGCGGTGCGTACCCCCACGGCTGGGTGACGACGCAGCCACCCGGTACGGAAGTCACTCCGACGATCCGCAAGCTCTCGTCCATGTCGTACGCGTACGGGTCCTCCAGCAGTTCGTCGATCACCTCGCTCCGCGCCGGCGTGGCTCCCAGACGGCGCACCGCCTCCGCCGCGTCGATCCCTGCCACGCAGGCCAGACCCGTGCCGTCGTAGTGGAAGGTGCCCAGTGCCTCGACGAGCCGCCGGCCCTCCTCGGCCGCCGCACGCTCCGCGTCGGTCAGGCGCTCACCGGGCGGCACGGTGAACAGGTCCGGAGTCGGCCCTGCCAGACTCAGCCGCCCCGGTGACCAGCCGCCGAGCGACCGCCGCCACGGATCGGCCCCGGCGGCGGCCAGGGCACGCGCGTTGTCCGGCCTGCCGTTCACGACGGCCTCCCACAACGCCGTCACACCGTTCTCCAGCGCGTCCACGTCCGCGACCCGCCGGGCCAGCTCCGCCACCACCTCCGGGGAGCCGTAGTCCGCCGCCCGGTGCAGGGGGCGGCCCCCGCTCCACGTCTCCGGGTCGGCGCCCCGGTCCAGGCGACGACGGATGTCGTCGTAGTCCTTCCAGTCCCATCCCACGCCTGCCCAGCCGTCACCCTGCGTCGTCACCATGCCCCCTCCAGCACCGGTCCGAGGGCCGCACCCGAGCCCTCCCACCCCACACACTCGCAGACAGGTCTGACAACGCCCCTCCGCACCGCTTCGCCGAGGCCACGGTCGGAGCGCTCTCCGGCCACGGCGGTGACGGGAGCGGCTATGGCACGGGGCCGAGGTCGCCCCGGAGGAGGGTGCGGATGATCTGGGGCCGGCCCCAGAGGGCCAGGAGTTCGTTGACGACGGCCCCGACGGGCACCACGTCCTCGTCACCGTGCACCTTGACGGCGGCGGCCGACAGACCCCGTGGCACGGCTCCCGCGTCGAGAAGGACGCGCCATTCCTCCGGGCCGACCTCCAGGTACTCCAGTGCGGTGAGTCCGGCGATCTCCAGCGGATCCGTGAGCGTACCGGGATAGGCGGCGAGCGTCCGCAGCCGGGGCAGTCCGACGACCGGGGCGAGGCTGAGCGGCTCGGCGTCCCACACGCCGATGGACAGCACCTCCAGACCGGGGTGCGCGGCGGCCTCGATGCTGGGCAGGCTGCGGACGTTGACGTGGGCGACGGCCGGCGGCCGGTCTTCGCGGGCGCCGCCACGGGGGTCGCCGAGCCGGCCCGTCACGAGGTCGGTGAGCGAGTCCGCGACCAGTGCGGCGCCGATGTTCTCCTCGTGGCCGATCATGATGATCTGCCCGATGTGTCCGCGCGGGGCGGGCGTCAGGTCGACCGCCAGCCGGTCGCCGCCGCCGTTGTCCCCGAAAACGATCCAGCCGGGTGAACCGACCAGGCCCTGGACCGCGGCGTCGGGCGGGGTGACGACCGCCTCCTTCGCCGCGAACGTCCAGGAACAGTGGCGTGACGACGCGTCGGCTATGTACAGGCCGTCCAGCGGGAAGAGTTCGCAGCCGACCGCGGCGCACTCCCGTGCCGGTGCCTCATGGTCGTCGCCCCAGTCCTCCCACAGCGACCGTGTCACCCGGTAGAGCGCCTTGAGCTCCTCGGGCAGGGCGACGCCGAGACGTGCTTCCGCGGCCGCCATCTCCGTCTCGGACGCGCCGATGGCGTCGGGCAACCGCTCACGCAGTGTCCGCTCCAGCAGGGCGGGGTCCGCCGAAGCGGCCGCCACCGCCCCGGGCACGGGCTCGGGCAGACAGCGCCAAGGCTGCGGAACGGCGCCCTCGACCAGCAGGAGCGCGCCCGGATGCGGGCCGAGGCCCGACTCCACGGCGGGGCTGCGCGCCAGCAGGCGGATCGCCGCCTCCCCGGTCGGCGTGATCTTCGTCGTGAACGAGATGTCGTCGAGTCCGGCGTCCGCGAGCGCGTCACGCACACGCTCCACCGCCTCGGTCTCGGCCCGCGTGTCCGCCGCCGGCGCGGTCCGCCCGCTCGGGAGCGCCCGTCGTCGCAGAGGCAGACTCCAGCCGTGCAGACCGATGCGTCCCGTCACCCGCAGGGGTGAGGAAGCGGTCGCTTCCCGGGTGCTGCCGTCCCGCAGCAGCCGCAGCACGGGCTCCCAGGTCGAGAAGTCGTGCAACGAACTCGGGGAAAGGGTCCGGTCAACCATGCGCAGACCGTACGCGGGGCCACCGACATCGAAGCGCCAGGGCCCGCCGCGCGCACCCTCACTCCTCCCGCAGGCGCATCACCAGGTCGCGCGGCAGCCCGTGGGTGTCGTGCAGGTAATGGAAGTCGTCATCCCCGAGAGGACCCCGGAACCGGAGCCGGGCCAGCACCTTCCGGCCGCGCTCCATGAGCCGGCCGAACCGGTCTTCCTCCTCCACCAGCAGCCGACGCACGTGGCCGGGGTCGCCCTCCTGCCGGAAGCGGTCGAGGGTGTGCGAGACCAACTCGTCCGGCAGGTCTCCGAGACTGCGCGACGGATCGTCCCGCCACAGCACGGTGAGCACCCGCCGTACCAGGCGGCGCAACACGTAACCCCGTCCGGTGCTGGCGGGGAGGACCCCGTCGCCGACGACCACGACGGCCGAGCGGAGGTGGTCGTGGACCAGGCGGAGTGACGGTTCGTCCAGTGGCCACAGGGACGGCACGACACGCCGCCAGGGCTCGAAGACATCGCACTCGAACACCGACGACTTGCCCTGCAGCAGTGAGGCGAGGCGCTCGAGGCCGAGCCCGGTGTCGACGTTGCGCTGGGGGAGCGGCACGAGGCGGCCGTCGTCGAGTCGGCGATGGTGCATCATCACGTGGTTCCACACCTCCACCCAGCGCTCGTCGCGGGTGGGTGTCGACCGGGGCGGGGTGTCACCGGTCCACAGGAAGATCTCCGAGTCGGGCCCACACGGGCCGACCGGCCCGTTCGACCACCAGTTGTCCTCCACCGTGAGCTCCACGGGAACCCCGTGCTCCTGCCACCGGCGCAGGGAAGCGGTGTCCGGTCCGACCTGGTCACCACCGCCGTACACGGTGGCGTGCAGCAGGCCCGGATCGACCCCCAGCCCCTCGGTGAGCAGCCGGTAGCCCCAGTCGAGACTCCGCGAGCCCCCGTAGTCGCCCAGCGACCAGGTGCCCAGCATCTCGAAGACCGTCAGGTGCGTACTGTCGCCGACCTCGTCCAGGTCCGTGGTGCGCAGACAGCGCTGTACGTTGACCAGCCGCCGGCCCAGTGGGTGTGGGCGGCCCTCCAGATACGGGGTGATCGGATGCATGCCGGAGGTGGTGAACAGCACGGTGTCGCCGGGTGGCGGCAGCAGTGTCGAACCGCTGATCCGGCGATGACCGAGTTCCTCGTAGTACTCGACGAACGTGCGGACGATGCGCTCCGTGTCCATGAGGGTGACTCCTTCGCGTAGCGGTGGGAGAGGCACCGGAGAGCGGACCGCGTGGTCGTCACACTGGAGCGAGGGCGTCGGAACGCCACGGGACCACCGGCGGGCCGTTTCCGGTCGCCGGTGGGGGAGGGGAGAAGGTCAGGCGGCGGCAACCGGCGAGCTGGTCGCTCGCGCGGTCGCGAAGACGCTTCGGCCGATGACGTTCATGCCGAGGAAGATAACGTGTTCCGCCCACCCCGGGCACTTGAATATCGCGCCCTCGGACGGTCCAGGACCGCCCCCGCTTCCGCGATGCGCCTTCGGCGGCCGAGCCCTCGGGCCGGCGCTCCACGGCCGGCGCGCCGCCCTCCGACACCCGGGCGGAACCCCGACTTGATAGGCAAGCGGATGCTTGCCTATCCTGTGGTCGTGGCCGACGACCTTTTCAAAGCC
Coding sequences within it:
- a CDS encoding DoxX family protein, yielding MSTARLNDRLTRHQPLVLGLFRIVLGLLFTSEGAATVFGLLDRRASPAGDWPFWYAGVIELVAGSLVLVGAVPRGAAFLCSGIMAFAYFTEHQRDGLFPLQNGGLSPALFCWGFLLLVFFGPGALSLPGLIRRGGTAAGAARPVAGRAS
- a CDS encoding haloacid dehalogenase type II; its protein translation is MSEPEIDAVVFDVLGTLVDEPGGIRAGIRALDPSLDDSGVEQLLSLWQRHIDREQRRIVAGVRPYLTSDLLDLEAARLVADAVGVGDPAAVAALARAGRRLTPWPDTVAGLARLAERFPLIGLSNASRAALLDINAHAGLRWHQALSAEDARTYKPDPAVYRLAVSVSGRPPERLLMVAAHAWDLRAAQELGLRTAYVARPVGDPPAPSDRFDLRADGLAALADLLDQARGRGRRGPRS
- a CDS encoding ankyrin repeat domain-containing protein, yielding MVTTQGDGWAGVGWDWKDYDDIRRRLDRGADPETWSGGRPLHRAADYGSPEVVAELARRVADVDALENGVTALWEAVVNGRPDNARALAAAGADPWRRSLGGWSPGRLSLAGPTPDLFTVPPGERLTDAERAAAEEGRRLVEALGTFHYDGTGLACVAGIDAAEAVRRLGATPARSEVIDELLEDPYAYDMDESLRIVGVTSVPGGCVVTQPWGYAPQMPGVLTRLSAGTVCYGLYANPKSGNQGSIARDGSVEGWDLHPGGGPYENDTSEEVLASYLYRYNAVAFSCSFAGLRLTDARAVTGPADLWVRLPHRGYWQR
- a CDS encoding SMI1/KNR4 family protein, producing MVDRTLSPSSLHDFSTWEPVLRLLRDGSTREATASSPLRVTGRIGLHGWSLPLRRRALPSGRTAPAADTRAETEAVERVRDALADAGLDDISFTTKITPTGEAAIRLLARSPAVESGLGPHPGALLLVEGAVPQPWRCLPEPVPGAVAAASADPALLERTLRERLPDAIGASETEMAAAEARLGVALPEELKALYRVTRSLWEDWGDDHEAPARECAAVGCELFPLDGLYIADASSRHCSWTFAAKEAVVTPPDAAVQGLVGSPGWIVFGDNGGGDRLAVDLTPAPRGHIGQIIMIGHEENIGAALVADSLTDLVTGRLGDPRGGAREDRPPAVAHVNVRSLPSIEAAAHPGLEVLSIGVWDAEPLSLAPVVGLPRLRTLAAYPGTLTDPLEIAGLTALEYLEVGPEEWRVLLDAGAVPRGLSAAAVKVHGDEDVVPVGAVVNELLALWGRPQIIRTLLRGDLGPVP
- a CDS encoding alanine--tRNA ligase-related protein, whose protein sequence is MDTERIVRTFVEYYEELGHRRISGSTLLPPPGDTVLFTTSGMHPITPYLEGRPHPLGRRLVNVQRCLRTTDLDEVGDSTHLTVFEMLGTWSLGDYGGSRSLDWGYRLLTEGLGVDPGLLHATVYGGGDQVGPDTASLRRWQEHGVPVELTVEDNWWSNGPVGPCGPDSEIFLWTGDTPPRSTPTRDERWVEVWNHVMMHHRRLDDGRLVPLPQRNVDTGLGLERLASLLQGKSSVFECDVFEPWRRVVPSLWPLDEPSLRLVHDHLRSAVVVVGDGVLPASTGRGYVLRRLVRRVLTVLWRDDPSRSLGDLPDELVSHTLDRFRQEGDPGHVRRLLVEEEDRFGRLMERGRKVLARLRFRGPLGDDDFHYLHDTHGLPRDLVMRLREE